The proteins below come from a single bacterium HR17 genomic window:
- the lysJ gene encoding [LysW]-aminoadipate semialdehyde transaminase → MHAMATLREKFLRYLAQTSDEPIGIVVERTEGCWVIAKDGRRYLDFISGIAVTNIGHRRPEVVDAVKRQVDRYWHAMVYGEFVQDVQVALAEKLVGIVEAAFRRASGGRWQGELQYYPTNSGTEANEGALKLARKFTGRKKFVAFHDSFHGDTMGSLSVTGREVYRRPFEPLLPDVTFLPFGDVAALERIDATVAAVIVEPIQGEAGIIVPPDDFLPALRQRCDEVGALLILDEVQTGFGRTGKWFAFEHWGIVPDILTVGKALGGGMPLSGFLARREVMRALAENPPLCHVTTFGGHPVCCAAALAALEVMERDCLPQRAAEIGAKLQKALKDLVLRFPTLREVRGKGLMLGLEFADKLATRAFVRRCLQRGLIVGGTLHTEKVVRIAPPLVIGDDELAMALGIMVAALQEGQ, encoded by the coding sequence ATGCACGCAATGGCGACGCTGCGGGAAAAGTTTTTGCGCTACCTTGCGCAAACTTCGGATGAACCCATCGGTATCGTCGTGGAGCGCACGGAAGGGTGCTGGGTCATTGCCAAAGACGGGCGGCGTTACCTTGATTTCATCTCAGGCATCGCAGTGACGAACATCGGGCACCGACGCCCTGAGGTCGTGGACGCGGTCAAGCGGCAAGTTGACCGCTACTGGCATGCGATGGTCTACGGCGAATTCGTGCAAGATGTGCAGGTCGCGTTGGCAGAAAAGTTGGTCGGCATCGTGGAAGCGGCGTTCCGACGGGCGAGCGGGGGGCGTTGGCAGGGCGAATTGCAATACTACCCGACCAACAGCGGCACGGAAGCAAACGAAGGCGCCCTGAAGTTGGCGCGCAAATTTACGGGGCGCAAAAAGTTCGTCGCCTTCCACGACAGTTTTCACGGCGACACGATGGGGTCACTGTCCGTCACAGGACGGGAAGTTTACCGTCGTCCCTTTGAACCACTCTTGCCCGATGTGACCTTTTTGCCCTTCGGCGATGTGGCGGCGTTGGAGCGCATTGACGCGACGGTCGCCGCCGTTATCGTTGAACCCATTCAAGGCGAAGCAGGCATCATCGTCCCGCCCGATGACTTTCTGCCCGCCTTGCGCCAGCGCTGCGACGAAGTCGGAGCGTTGCTCATCTTGGACGAAGTGCAAACAGGCTTCGGACGGACGGGCAAATGGTTCGCTTTTGAGCATTGGGGCATCGTGCCCGACATCCTGACCGTCGGCAAAGCATTAGGCGGTGGGATGCCGTTGAGCGGGTTTTTGGCGCGTCGGGAAGTGATGCGAGCACTCGCGGAAAACCCGCCTCTGTGCCATGTGACGACCTTCGGCGGTCACCCCGTTTGCTGCGCCGCTGCGTTGGCGGCGTTGGAAGTGATGGAACGCGACTGCTTGCCCCAACGCGCCGCTGAAATAGGGGCAAAACTCCAAAAAGCGTTAAAGGATTTGGTCTTACGCTTTCCGACGCTTCGTGAGGTGCGGGGTAAAGGGCTGATGCTGGGGTTGGAGTTTGCCGACAAGTTAGCGACGCGAGCGTTCGTGCGGCGCTGCTTGCAACGCGGTTTGATTGTCGGCGGCACACTGCACACTGAGAAGGTCGTCCGCATCGCCCCACCGCTGGTCATCGGGGACGATGAACTAGCGATGGCGCTGGGCATCATGGTGGCGGCGTTGCAAGAGGGGCAATGA
- the luxC gene encoding Long-chain acyl-protein thioester reductase — translation MSLDLTTTIARLRNAGDRLRAMPVAAIAAALERVAHRWQDRTAPERRIALAELPQRVPFGRPVCERALDALFEPLTAPRLLALLDDLLGTHQALDAFVPLVRHTSSILPSESASVRRKAFGADVALLILAGNIIGVGIWDIAFCLLCKTPVLVKPSSDEPLLPALFAQSLAAAAPELADAVASLPPDVQLEVWDGIDAVIVYGTDETVTAVKRCAPAKVRVIERGHRFSVAIVDAAYADERTAQLLALDIARFDQRGCLSPQVCFVVGRAATAAFGHKVAEALQRLNAELPPVLRDSERARVTHFRLTCQMLGAQVLAPSDASWTVAVWDAPTMCDAWQKVACSARVVHIVAMDTLDAVFDALRPLGQFLQGVAVAMDETMAERAAEALGHMGASRVCPVGRLQTPPLEWSQDGKHLIAELVRWCDLEPLALPAPEGGWVPVFEGDAERTALARFMLEQQGIPVSVEVDFDPSDPTQPRQRLCVPAEHAADAQRVFAQLPDR, via the coding sequence ACCGCCCCTGAACGTCGCATCGCTTTGGCAGAGTTGCCCCAACGCGTGCCGTTCGGGCGCCCCGTCTGCGAACGGGCATTAGATGCCTTGTTTGAACCGTTGACGGCACCGCGGCTGCTGGCGTTGTTGGACGACCTACTGGGCACGCACCAAGCGTTGGATGCGTTTGTGCCTCTTGTCCGCCATACATCCTCCATCCTGCCTTCCGAAAGCGCCAGCGTGCGGCGCAAAGCCTTTGGCGCCGATGTCGCATTGCTCATCTTGGCAGGCAACATCATCGGCGTTGGCATTTGGGACATCGCCTTTTGCCTATTGTGCAAAACGCCCGTGTTGGTCAAACCGTCGTCAGACGAACCGTTGCTGCCTGCATTGTTTGCGCAAAGCCTTGCCGCCGCCGCACCCGAGCTAGCCGATGCCGTCGCTTCCCTGCCGCCCGATGTTCAGCTAGAAGTGTGGGACGGGATTGACGCCGTCATCGTTTACGGCACAGACGAAACGGTAACCGCTGTCAAGCGGTGTGCTCCCGCAAAGGTGCGGGTCATTGAGCGTGGGCATCGGTTCAGTGTCGCCATCGTGGACGCCGCTTACGCTGACGAACGCACCGCCCAATTGCTGGCGTTGGACATCGCCCGCTTTGACCAACGCGGCTGCCTGTCGCCGCAAGTCTGTTTCGTGGTAGGACGAGCGGCAACCGCGGCGTTTGGGCACAAGGTGGCGGAGGCGCTGCAACGGCTCAATGCAGAGTTGCCACCTGTCTTGCGAGATAGTGAGAGAGCGAGGGTAACGCATTTTCGGCTCACTTGCCAAATGCTGGGGGCGCAAGTGTTGGCGCCTTCAGATGCCAGTTGGACGGTCGCGGTGTGGGATGCACCCACCATGTGCGATGCATGGCAAAAGGTGGCATGTTCTGCACGCGTGGTGCACATCGTCGCGATGGACACATTGGACGCAGTTTTTGACGCGTTGCGCCCGTTGGGTCAGTTTTTGCAAGGCGTCGCGGTAGCGATGGACGAAACGATGGCAGAACGGGCGGCGGAAGCATTGGGGCACATGGGTGCTAGCCGCGTCTGTCCCGTCGGGCGCTTGCAAACGCCGCCCCTTGAATGGTCGCAAGACGGCAAGCACCTGATCGCCGAGTTGGTGCGCTGGTGCGACCTTGAACCCCTCGCGTTGCCAGCGCCCGAAGGCGGTTGGGTACCTGTGTTTGAAGGCGATGCGGAACGCACCGCGTTGGCGCGGTTCATGTTGGAGCAACAAGGTATCCCTGTCAGCGTTGAAGTGGACTTTGACCCCTCTGACCCGACGCAACCGCGCCAACGCCTTTGCGTCCCTGCAGAGCACGCCGCCGACGCCCAGCGGGTCTTCGCCCAACTACCCGACCGTTGA